The sequence GCACGCGGGGCACTGATAGTCGAAGTACTCCACGAGCACGTGCTTCGCATCCGCGGAACCGAGCCGCGGCAAGGCCTCCACATCATAGCGCTTCATGCCGCCATCGAAGTCCACCTTGCGTCCCCCACCCTGCGCATGAAGCTGCGAAGCAGCCGTGGAAAACGGCGCAGCCGCCTCGATCCGATGCGTCGCCGCCACCGGCCCGAAGACCTGGATAAGGATCACCGCAGCAATAGGTGCCACCCCTCCAACCACCGCCAGCGACCACGTGAACGAAGCCATCCCTTTCAGCTCCCGCCATCCCCACGTGATCGTCGCCAGCGCAACGACGTGCGCCGTGAGGCACCAGCCGCAGAAGCGATGCAACACAAACGCTTGCACCACCAGAAACCACACCACCGCCCCGCCTAACAGCACCAGACAGGTCGCCAACAGCAGCGGCTTCCGCCATCTCAACGCCACACCCGTAAGCAAATACGCCGCGATCCCGAACCACGGCACCGGCACACCGGCCACGAACGACCAGCGCGACGAAAGCACCTCATCGCACGCACTCCCGCAACCCGCGATGCCCTGCGACGACTTCACGAACACCAGCAGCGCATGGATCGCCACGCCGCACGCCACAAACAGCCACCCGGCCTTCATGGCAGCGTCGCCTTGAAACGAAGGAAGCGCCGCGGATGCTCCTGGCCCTGCGGTGTGAGATCACGGACGATCCACTGGTTCGGTTGATCGGACATCACCGCGGTGAGGGTAGCACCGGATTGCCAGAACGAAAGATTCTCCGACACCTCCACCGCGTAGAGCGCCAGCCGGTCCCTGCGCCGGGGCATGGCGAGCTGGAGGTAACGCTGCCCGCCGCTTTCAAACCAAGAGTTGGTCATGGCCGGCGGCGGCCCCGCGATGAGCGGCGGCGTGCCGAAGCTGAACTCTAACAAATTCGTCACGCCATCGTGATCCGGGTCGTCATCGGGACCATCCAGCGTTTCACCCGCTAGCTCGCCGGCCGACCATTGCGCGTAGCTGCTGACCGCTGCGGTCTGCATCAGGAAGGGCGAGCCGCCGGTGTGGATCGCGCCGAGCACAACCTCGTTCGCGTCCCTGGCATTCCACTGGATCAGTGGCGGATTGAAAGGATTCGCCGCAGGCCACTTCCATAAGGTGTGGCGGAAGAGGATCCACTCGCTGCCAGTGGAGGTATTGCGGAAGCCCCAGATCCATCCCTTGCCATTCACGGTGAAGGGCGCGGCATTGTTCTCCAGCGTGAACTGTCCGTCGTAGAGGCCGTTGCTTGCGTTGTATGAAGTGGTTTCCGCGGCTGTCCAATTCGCCGCCCACTGCGCAGCATTCGAGGCGGTGGGCGCGAAGCTTCCCGTGAACGCACCGATTTGAAACTGGAAGGCCGCGTTCAGCGGCGCGCCGGTGCTGTCGACATTGGCGCCATGAGGGTCGCTGAACCAGCTAACCGTTTCCGCGGAGGCGGCGGTGAGCAGGAGCGAGGCGACGAGCGGGCGAATCACCGGCGGGCTTTTTGTTAGAGACGGCGACGGCGGCCGAGGGCGACGAGTCCGCCCAGCGCGAGGAGCAAGAAGGCGGCGGGTTCCGGAACGAAAGTGTGCGTCTGCAGCCCGTTCGGACTTGGCGAACCCACGATGCCACCACCGGGAATGCCATCCACCCCGCCGAAGACCGGCGTCTCGTCATCGATGTCGTTGACGGCCCACTGAGTGGGCAAGCCATTCGGGCAGCACTCGGGATCGGCCGCCGGGAAGATCCATGTGGAAGCGCGGGCGAGCAGCCATTCCGTGAGCGGCATCGGCAGATCGCCATTGCGGATGAAGAGGAAGGCCTCCAGTCCCTCGAAGCTGCCCGAGCCGGGAGTGAGCCACGCGCTATTGCTGGTGCCGTCGGCCTGCATCTTCACGGAGGATGCGAAGTAGCCGATGCTTTCATTGTAGCTCG is a genomic window of Luteolibacter arcticus containing:
- a CDS encoding vitamin K epoxide reductase family protein gives rise to the protein MKAGWLFVACGVAIHALLVFVKSSQGIAGCGSACDEVLSSRWSFVAGVPVPWFGIAAYLLTGVALRWRKPLLLATCLVLLGGAVVWFLVVQAFVLHRFCGWCLTAHVVALATITWGWRELKGMASFTWSLAVVGGVAPIAAVILIQVFGPVAATHRIEAAAPFSTAASQLHAQGGGRKVDFDGGMKRYDVEALPRLGSADAKHVLVEYFDYQCPACRTMHGFLEALRLRHPKDIAVIVLPVPLERSCNRLLGPKDTAHPGSCELSRAALAVWRSAPAAFEEVHRSIFTDPQAGLRLAREKASTTSEDDAWINEMLKVNAEDWIVFSSSTKHLPKLLIRDRRILHGLPSSEADFLRVMQQELGL
- a CDS encoding PEP-CTERM sorting domain-containing protein, with protein sequence MKCLPLLALLLGATTAHSQTLDWGNEVFDNLVDSSGAALGNTFVFELGAFDAGFTPNESNVEDWVAHWNVFDRASYNESIGYFASSVKMQADGTSNSAWLTPGSGSFEGLEAFLFIRNGDLPMPLTEWLLARASTWIFPAADPECCPNGLPTQWAVNDIDDETPVFGGVDGIPGGGIVGSPSPNGLQTHTFVPEPAAFLLLALGGLVALGRRRRL